One window of the Rosa rugosa chromosome 3, drRosRugo1.1, whole genome shotgun sequence genome contains the following:
- the LOC133735479 gene encoding glutaredoxin-like, whose product MALGKVKELVSSNPVVIFSNKFCPYCVCVKQLFVLKLGVQYKAIELDQESDGSEIQSALAEWTGQHTLPNVFVGGYHIGDCDSKFDLTP is encoded by the exons ATGGCGTTGGGCAAGGTGAAGGAGCTCGTCTCGTCCAATCCGGTAGTCATCTTCAG CAACAAGTTTTGTCCTTACTGTGTTTGCGTGAAGCAGCTCTTCGTTCTAAAATTGGGAGTCCAGTACAAGGCCATTGAATTGGACCAAGAGA GTGATGGTAGTGAGATACAATCGGCGCTTGCTGAGTGGACTGGACAGCATACTCTGCCCAATGTTTTCGTTGGCGGATACCACATTGGTGATTGTGACAGTAAGTTCGACTTGACTCCCTAA
- the LOC133737976 gene encoding patatin-like protein 2, with amino-acid sequence MERTGSIALQPPTFGNLITVLSIDGGGIRGLIPGTILAFLESELQKLNKTLTNVVIPAFDIKNLQPAIFSSFKVKNKPSFDALLSDICIATSAAPTYLPAHYFKTNGLKGKVREFHLIDGGLAANNPTLIAIGEVTKELIKGSSEFFPIKPMDYGRFLVISLGTGSSNAELKYNAHVASKWGVLNWLTSGGSTPLINAFSQASADMVDLHLSVVFKALHPEKNYLRIQDDTLSGEVSSVDIATQKNLDHLLRVGEGLLNQPVSRVNLETGKFEACNDHETNKEALIRFAKLLSEEKWLRLARSPHGHIAKSH; translated from the exons ATGGAAAGAACTGGTAGTATCGCTTTACAGCCCCCAACCTTTGGAAACCTAATCACTGTTCTGAGCATCGACGGCGGTGGAATAAGAGGGCTTATCCCAGGAACCATCCTTGCTTTCCTTGAGTCTGAACTTCAG AAACTGAACAAAACATTGACTAATGTTGTCATTCCTGCATTTGACATAAAGAATCTCCAACCAGCTATATTTTCCAGCTTCAAG GTGAAAAATAAGCCTTCCTTTGATGCCCTACTTTCGGACATATGTATTGCAACCTCAGCGGCGCCAACTTACCTCCCAGCTCATTATTTTAAAACCAACGGCCTCAAAGGAAAAGTTAGAGAATTTCACCTGATAGATGGTGGATTAGCAGCAAATAATCCG ACTTTGATTGCTATTGGTGAAGTGACAAAGGAATTAATTAAGGGGAGTTCAGAATTCTTTCCTATAAAACCAATGGACTATGGAAGATTTCTGGTGATATCCTTAGGAACTGGCTCATCTAATGCGGAACTGAAATACAATGCTCATGTTGCCTCCAAGTGGGGTGTGTTGAATTGGTTAACGAGCGGTGGTTCCACCCCATTAATCAATGCTTTCAGTCAAGCAAGTGCCGATATGGTCGATTTGCATCTTTCTGTGGTTTTCAAAGCCCTTCACCCGGAGAAAAACTATCTTCGAATTCAG GATGACACGCTAAGCGGCGAAGTATCTTCCGTAGATATAGCAACACAGAAGAATCTGGACCATCTTCTCAGAGTTGGTGAAGGACTATTGAACCAACCAGTTTCCAGGGTTAATTTAGAGACAGGCAAATTCGAAGCTTGTAATGATCATGAGACTAATAAAGAGGCTCTTATAAG GTTTGCAAAATTGCTGTCCGAAGAGAAGTGGCTTCGCCTTGCAAGGTCTCCCCATGGACATATTGCAAAGTCTCACTGA
- the LOC133738082 gene encoding probable carboxylesterase 2, producing the protein MGSSEVSLEVPPYARVLKDGTIERLAGTQVVPAGLDPQTGVLSKDIVIFPQTGVSARLYRPNITATDQKLPLIVYYHGGAFCIASAADPLYHNCLSMLVAEARAIAVSVNYRLAPEHPLPIAYEDSWAVLQWVFGGEDRDDWVKDHVDFERVFLVGDSAGANIAHHLALRVKKSDPDPKLKIAGIGLIHPYFWGKDPIGREVADSFRKSMVDTWWNFVCPSEKEGDDPLINPFLDGAPSLEGLACGKVLVLVAGNDILRDRGRLYYDDLVKSNWAGSKELIETEGEDHVFHIFNPNCEKAKSLIKHLGSFINQN; encoded by the coding sequence ATGGGTTCCAGTGAAGTCTCTCTTGAAGTTCCTCCATACGCGCGAGTACTCAAAGATGGAACAATTGAGAGACTTGCCGGAACCCAAGTTGTTCCGGCCGGGTTAGACCCTCAAACCGGAGTTTTGTCCAAAGACATCGTGATTTTCCCACAAACCGGTGTCTCAGCTAGACTTTACCGACCAAATATCACCGCTACGGACCAAAAGCTTCCTTTGATCGTTTACTATCATGGTGGAGCTTTTTGCATAGCTTCAGCTGCCGACCCACTCTACCACAACTGCCTTAGCATGCTTGTTGCTGAGGCCAGAGCCATTGCTGTTTCTGTTAATTACAGATTAGCCCCTGAGCATCCACTGCCGATTGCCTATGAGGATTCTTGGGCAGTGCTTCAATGGGTTTTTGGTGGTGAAGATCGTGACGATTGGGTTAAGGATCATGTTGATTTTGAGCGAGTGTTCTTGGTGGGAGATAGTGCTGGGGCTAATATTGCACACCACTTGGCCTTGCGGGTCAAGAAGTCCGACCCGGATCCAAAGCTGAAGATTGCTGGGATTGGGCTGATCCATCCTTATTTCTGGGGGAAAGATCCGATTGGCCGGGAGGTGGCGGATTCGTTCAGGAAGTCAATGGTGGACACGTGGTGGAATTTCGTCTGCCCATCGGAGAAAGAGGGTGATGACCCGCTTATTAACCCGTTTCTTGACGGAGCCCCGAGTCTGGAGGGGTTGGCTTGTGGTAAGGTGCTTGTTCTTGTTGCAGGAAATGACATATTGAGGGACAGAGGGAGGCTTTATTATGATGACTTGGTGAAGAGCAACTGGGCAGGAAGCAAAGAGTTGATTGAAACAGAAGGGGAAGACCATGTGTTCCATATCTTCAATCCCAATTGTGAAAAGGCCAAGAGCTTGATCAAGCATTTGGGTTCTTTCATAAACCAAAACTAG
- the LOC133738770 gene encoding succinate dehydrogenase subunit 5, mitochondrial, whose translation MTPHSILNSFEETLSWAYSEPKLKVWISSPTQSKSPYSISPELPLSKSVTFTFPVLPPLSAFPRRLFFGGKTVNQIMEKMIALRSLCRSLSSRSYRTAAVAAATQQLPRHQPHHHSAGAARTLFSFASPNSKNQSSDEHRSPLSTSLGSRRFSSNDVGHFPEIKDPVLLNAFKDLMAASWDELPKLVVREVKAALSKNTDDQTGKEHLMNVLRAAEAVEEFGGMVMQLKMDMDDSVGLSGEDVKPLSDEYVNALKTIYGRYAAYLDSFGPDETYLRKKVETELGTRLIYLKMRCSGIGSEWGKVSVLGTSGLSGSYVEQRA comes from the exons ATGACTCCACATTCAATCTTAAACTCTTTTGAAGAAACACTCAGTTGGGCTTACAGTGAGCCCAAATTGAAGGTTTGGATCAGTAGCCCAACCCAATCCAAAAGCCCATACTCTATTTCACCTGAACTGCCATTGTCGAAAAGTGTCACCTTCACATTCCCAGTGCTACCTCCTCTCTCCGCTTTTCCCCGTCGATTGTTTTTTGGTGGCAAAACCGTCAACCAAATAATGGAGAAGATGATAGCTCTCAGATCGCTCTGCCGTTCACTCTCTTCCAGATCTTACCGAACagccgccgtcgccgccgcCACCCAGCAGCTGCCACGTCACCAACCTCACCACCACTCCGCCGGCGCTGCTCGAACCCTCTTCAGTTTCGCTTCCCCAAACTCCAAGAACCAGTCTTCCG ATGAACACAGGTCTCCTCTTTCAACCAGTTTGGGGAGTAGGCGGTTTTCCAGTAACGATGTGGGTCATTTTCCTGAGATTAAAGACCCTGTGCTGCTTAATGCTTTTAAGGACTTGATGGCTGCAAGTTGGGATGAGCTCCCTAAGCTTGTCGTCCGTGAAGTTAAGGCAGCATTGTCTAAGAACACTGATGATCAGACTGGCAAAGAGCATCTCATGAATGTGTTGCGTGCGGCCGAAGCTGTGGAGGAGTTTGGAGGGATGGTTATGCAGTTGAAGATGGATATGGATGACAGTGTCGGTCTGAGTGGAGAG GATGTGAAGCCGTTGTCAGATGAGTATGTGAATGCTCTGAAGACGATTTACGGTCGCTACGCTGCCTATTTGGATTCATTTGGGCCTGACGAGACCTATTTGAGGAAGAAGGTGGAGACTGAGCTGGGAACCAGGCTGATATACTTGAAGATGAGGTGTAGTGGCATTGGTTCTGAGTGGGGAAAG GTCAGTGTTCTTGGAACTTCTGGACTGTCAGGGTCATATGTTGAGCAAAGAGCTTAG
- the LOC133738771 gene encoding uncharacterized protein LOC133738771 — MSIFYHEEEEVPNPSKRCKFLATCLMDAFSNWNMSRRLQTASPEAEGYPTSDDFDDEQELIVSAIRSRAMEKLKRKPSGLSLTDSFSWVYSTKTGELFITQNGVQKKECEDEEADETEEFLTVASCFSCCSSSAAASKDVFLSVKTSLSRCSSLDGFEFNFNDFQKRQSIIQQLCHCEGWPFGLCRKAVLLPPLPKSPSESWTWRKGIVTKSKSLPSKSHTS, encoded by the exons ATGAGCATCTTTTATCACGAGGAGGAAGAGGTACCAAACCCTTCAAAAAGGTGCAAATTTCTTGCTACATGTCTGATGGATGCGTTTTCCAACTGGAATATGTCCCGACGGCTTCAAACTGCGAGCCCAGAAGCAGAGGGTTACCCAACAAGTGATGACTTTGATGATGAACAGGAA CTAATTGTATCTGCAATTCGGAGCCGTGCAATGGAAAAGCTGAAGCGCAAGCCGAGCGGTTTGAGTTTGACAGATAGCTTCTCCTGGGTCTACTCTACGAAAACTGGAGAATTATTCATAACTCAGAATGGAGTGCAAAAAAAAGAGtgtgaagatgaagaagctgaTGAGACTGAAGAGTTTTTAACAGTGGCAAGTTGCTTCTCTTGCTGCTCATCAAGTGCTGCTGCAAGTAAGGATGTGTTTCTCTCTGTCAAGACAAGCCTTTCAAGATGTTCGAGCCTTGATGGTTTTGAGTTCAACTTCAACGATTTTCAGAAGAGGCAGTCCATAATTCAACAGCTGTGCCATTGTGAGGGTTGGCCGTTTGGTCTCTGCCGAAAGGCTGTGTTGCTTCCACCTCTGCCCAAGTCTCCATCTGAGTCGTGGACATGGCGCAAAGGGATTGTAACAAAATCGAAGAGCTTACCCTCCAAATCACACACAAGCTGA
- the LOC133740371 gene encoding uncharacterized protein LOC133740371: MVLGNQSIRETHYDILSVKEDASYEDIRTSYRSAILNSHPDKLQATSESGDRFLKVQKAWEILSDSRSRALYDNMLIASRHDTFVADDISLEDVMAEDAGDVIQLFYQCRCGDYYFVDSLELEKMGYALLRDGSKLSFEAQNALPASLVLPCGSCSLKVRILINPDDFVSIDHH, from the coding sequence ATGGTGCTTGGCAATCAGTCCATTCGCGAAACTCACTATGACATACTATCTGTGAAGGAAGATGCTAGCTATGAAGATATCAGAACAAGCTACAGATCTGCCATACTTAATAGTCATCCTGATAAATTACAAGCTACATCTGAGTCGGGAGATAGATTCTTGAAGGTGCAAAAGGCTTGGGAAATCCTCAGTGATTCGAGGTCTCGTGCACTATATGACAATATGCTAATAGCTTCTAGACATGACACTTTTGTAGCCGATGATATCAGCTTAGAAGACGTGATGGCTGAAGATGCAGGAGACGTCATTCAGCTATTTTACCAGTGTCGATGTGGTGATTATTACTTTGTTGATTCTTTGGAGTTGGAGAAAATGGGGTATGCTTTGTTAAGAGATGGTAGCAAGCTATCTTTTGAGGCACAAAATGCTTTGCCGGCATCACTAGTCCTTCCTTGTGGGTCTTGTTCTTTGAAAGTTCGGATATTAATCAATCCAGACGATTTTGTTTCTATTGATCATCACTGA
- the LOC133739763 gene encoding patatin-like protein 2 yields the protein MEKASAFLCHPPPSHGKLITVLSIDGGGIKGIIPGTLLSFLESELQKLDGEAARLADYFDVIAGTSTGGLVTAMLTAPDQNNRPLFAANQIVDFYLEHCPKIFPQINIPLFGDALENAKGVYAPKYDGKYLHKLIKEKLGDRRLNQTLTNVVIPTFDISCLQPAIFSTYELKRNKKLDPALLSDICIGTSAAPTYLPSHYFKTATREFHLVDGGVAANNPGLTAITEVTKEIKKGNTDFSPIEAADQGNRFLLISLGTGSSAKSKYDARVAAKWGIMAWLMQANFQCPLLDVLTEASSDMVDCHLSTLFQALWSDDNYLRIQDDQLSTDLNSMDNATPENLKKLVKVGEALLKKQASKLNIATGLHEPDEHHITNEEALRRVAAVLSKEKKERAIRSAAPQANPASAS from the exons ATGGAGAAAGCAAGTGCATTCCTTTGCCATCCCCCTCCCTCACATGGAAAGCTCATCACTGTTCTCAGCATTGATGGAGGTGGAATCAAAGGGATTATCCCCGGGACTCTGCTCAGCTTCCTAGAGTCCGAGCTCCAg AAGCTGGATGGTGAAGCTGCAAGGTTGGCAGATTATTTCGATGTTATTGCAGGGACTAGCACAGGTGGCCTTGTCACCGCCATGCTTACCGCCCCGGATCAAAACAACCGTCCCTTGTTTGCGGCTAACCAGATTGTCGATTTTTACCTTGAGCACTGCCCTAAAATATTCCCTCAAATCAA TATTCCACTGTTTGGTGACGCCTTAGAAAATGCAAAGGGTGTATACGCACCAAAATATGATGGCAAGTATTTACACAAGCTTATCAAGGAAAAATTAGGAGACAGACGATTGAACCAGACATTGACCAATGTTGTGATCCCAACTTTTGATATAAGTTGCCTCCAACCAGCTATCTTCTCCACCTACGAG ttgaaaaggaacaagaaatTAGATCCGGCTCTACTGTCGGATATATGCATCGGAACTTCAGCAGCACCAACTTATCTTCCCTCGCATTATTTCAAAACCGCAACAAGAGAATTCCATCTCGTTGATGGCGGTGTGGCTGCTAATAACCCG GGTTTGACTGCTATAACCGAAGTGACAAAAGAAATCAAGAAGGGAAATACTGACTTCTCTCCGATTGAGGCAGCTGATCAGGGTAATAGGTTCCTCCTCATATCTTTGGGTACTGGTTCATCAGCAAAATCCAAGTACGATGCCAGAGTAGCAGCTAAGTGGGGTATTATGGCATGGTTGATGCAAGCCAACTTTCAATGTCCATTGTTAGATGTACTCACTGAAGCAAGTAGTGACATGGTAGATTGCCACCTTTCTACCCTTTTCCAAGCTCTTTGGTCTGACGATAACTACCTTCGAATTCag GATGACCAATTGAGCACCGACTTGAATTCTATGGATAATGCTACGCCTGAAAACTTGAAAAAACTTGTAAAAGTGGGAGAGGCACTGTTAAAGAAACAAGCTTCAAAGTTGAATATAGCTACCGGCCTCCATGAGCCTGATGAACATCATATTACTAATGAAGAGGCTCTCAGAAG GGTAGCGGCAGTTCTCTCCAAAGAGAAGAAGGAACGTGCAATCAGATCAGCAGCACCACAAGCAAACCCAGCATCTGCCAGCTGA